The genomic interval TGTGCTTGGCAGTTCGTCCTCCACGGCAGGTTGGTATTCCCACGGTGCCGGTTCTCGTACCTGGCGCCAGATCGGGTTGTGAATGGCGAGGTCGATCTGGCGGACGAGTTCCACCATGCCGGCATAGCCGGCATAGGGGTGGCAACGCTCCTGGTTGATGTCCAGCCAAGGTGTCTTGGCCTTCAGCGCGATAAATTGCGTGCGCCCGCCAGACAGCATGATGTCGGCCTTGTCCTCAGAGAGCATGGCGTAAAGCTCGCGGGGCGCCATCGACTCGAACATATGGTTCTCGTCCTTCAGTACCTGCTTGATGCGTTCCTTGTCTTCGGCCGTCGATTTCTTGACGGAGGTGCCGACGATCTCGATGCCGATCTCCATCAGCGCATGGACGACCGACCAGGACTTCACCCCGCCGGTGTTGAGCAGTACGCGCTTGCCTTCAAGCCTCGGCCGGTATGCTTCAAGTTTCTTCCACGCAATCGCCTCCTCCTCCGCGATCAGTGTCTCCGTGCGCTCGAGGATCTCCGGATCCGCACCCTTCGTCACAAGCAACCTAGCGATCTGCCGGAGTGCTTCCGAGGTGTCGCTGATGCCGTAGAAGGAGCCCTCAAAAAACGGGATGTCCCAGCGCTCCTCCATCTTGCGGGCGAGATTTATGAGAGCGGTCGAGCACACCATCATGGCCGCCTGGGCGCGGTGCGCCGAGGCAACATCGAGGTAGCGGGCGTCGCCCGGAATGCACGCGCGCACCCGGATGCCGAGCCGATCCAGAAGCGGCTTAACCAGCCAGAACTCGCCGGAAAGATTGAATTCGCCGAGGATATTGATGTCGTGAGGGCCGATATCGTCGGGCTCAACCGTGCCAATGACATGATCGAGCAGCGCCTCGCCGGCGAGTTTGTTGCCGAGGTTCTTGGAGCCGACGAAGCCCGGTGTATTGACGGGCACCACCGGCAAGCCGAACTTTTCCGCAGCGCGCTTGCAGACCGCCTCGATGTCGTCCCCGATCAGCGCCGTCACGCATGTCGAATAGACGAAGATCGCTGGCGGCGCATACGTTTCATTTATCTCGCGGATCGCTTTGAAAAGCTTTCGTTCGCCCTGCCCCATCACCACGTCGAGTTCGGTCAGGTCGGTCGTGAAGCTTGTGCGCCACAGCGTTGGCCCCGACGAAGCCGCGCCGCGGTTGTCCCAGGAATTGCCCTCGCAGGCGATCGGTGCATGGATCAGATGCGCAACATCGGTGATCGGCTGCAGCACGATCTTGGCCCCGTCGAAAGCGCAGCCGCCAGCAGCCGCTCCGGGGGTCAGCGGCTTCGAACAGCCCTTCTGGCGCGCCTTGGCATCCTTGCCGAGATTCTTCTCGCATGCTGGCTCGTTGAAGACATCCTGGATTTTGGCCGTGAGCGGGGGCATCGCGCCGGACTCCAAGTTCATCGGAAGATGGCTGGCCTTTTTCGAAGGCCAGCTATCGCTCTTAGCGGGTGAGGTCATACGAATAGTCCGTGACACCTACCTTGATCGTTTCGCGATCGAGCTTGTCGAAGACCTTGTCGAGGATGGTCGTTAAGACGCGCAAACCCCCTTGGTAGCCCATGAGAGGGAAGCGATGGTG from Sinorhizobium terangae carries:
- the nifE gene encoding nitrogenase iron-molybdenum cofactor biosynthesis protein NifE encodes the protein MPPLTAKIQDVFNEPACEKNLGKDAKARQKGCSKPLTPGAAAGGCAFDGAKIVLQPITDVAHLIHAPIACEGNSWDNRGAASSGPTLWRTSFTTDLTELDVVMGQGERKLFKAIREINETYAPPAIFVYSTCVTALIGDDIEAVCKRAAEKFGLPVVPVNTPGFVGSKNLGNKLAGEALLDHVIGTVEPDDIGPHDINILGEFNLSGEFWLVKPLLDRLGIRVRACIPGDARYLDVASAHRAQAAMMVCSTALINLARKMEERWDIPFFEGSFYGISDTSEALRQIARLLVTKGADPEILERTETLIAEEEAIAWKKLEAYRPRLEGKRVLLNTGGVKSWSVVHALMEIGIEIVGTSVKKSTAEDKERIKQVLKDENHMFESMAPRELYAMLSEDKADIMLSGGRTQFIALKAKTPWLDINQERCHPYAGYAGMVELVRQIDLAIHNPIWRQVREPAPWEYQPAVEDELPSTHEIETVHPFKSMSAQLPTTSTNIEESR